Proteins encoded in a region of the Spiribacter sp. 1M189 genome:
- the ilvD gene encoding dihydroxy-acid dehydratase, with the protein MADNRRSRVVTQGLARTPNRAMMRAAGFRDEDFDKPIVGVGNAHSTITPCNMGIGAQAERASEALREAGAMPVSFGTITISDGISMGTEGMKYSLVSREVIADSIETVCNGQSLDGVLATGGCDKNMPGAMIGIARLNIPSIFVYGGTIKPGHYKGEDLTIVSAFEAVGQAAAGNLSDEDLKGVEKNACPGAGSCGGMYTANTMSSAFEAMGMSIMGSSTVSAVDEEAHTVAARAAEVLVDAIRHQRLPRDIMTRKAFENAASVLMAVGGSTNAVLHFMAIASACEVDFSIDDIERIRQRVPVLCDLKPSGRYVTSEFHEVGGTPQVMKMLLAKGLLHGECMTITGQTIEELLADVPATPPADQDIIRDFDNPVYAEGHLAILRGNLAEEGAVAKVSGIKKRRIEGPARVFDSEEIAMEAILSDSIQAGDVLIIRYEGPKGGPGMREMLAPTSAIIGRGLGDAVGLITDGRFSGGTYGMVVGHVAPEAAVGGNIALVEEGDTVVIDADHNLLEVKLSDEALAERRQRWQPRPPNYRRGVLGKFAKLVSSASYGAVTDKDLFED; encoded by the coding sequence ATGGCCGACAACCGCCGCAGCCGCGTCGTGACACAGGGACTCGCCCGCACACCCAACCGCGCGATGATGCGGGCGGCCGGCTTCCGCGACGAGGATTTCGACAAGCCCATCGTCGGTGTCGGCAATGCGCACAGCACCATCACCCCCTGCAACATGGGCATCGGTGCCCAGGCCGAACGCGCCAGCGAGGCCCTGCGCGAGGCGGGCGCCATGCCGGTGAGCTTCGGTACGATCACCATCTCTGATGGGATCTCCATGGGCACCGAGGGGATGAAATACTCCCTCGTCTCCCGCGAGGTCATCGCCGACTCCATCGAAACCGTCTGCAACGGCCAGAGCCTCGACGGTGTGCTCGCCACCGGCGGCTGCGACAAGAACATGCCAGGGGCGATGATCGGTATCGCCCGACTCAACATCCCGTCGATCTTCGTCTATGGCGGCACCATCAAGCCGGGCCATTACAAGGGCGAGGACCTGACCATCGTCAGCGCCTTTGAGGCCGTCGGCCAGGCCGCCGCCGGCAACCTCTCCGATGAAGACCTTAAAGGCGTGGAGAAAAATGCCTGCCCCGGCGCCGGCTCCTGTGGTGGCATGTACACCGCCAACACCATGTCCAGCGCCTTCGAGGCCATGGGCATGAGCATCATGGGCTCGAGCACCGTCTCGGCCGTCGACGAAGAGGCGCACACCGTTGCCGCCCGCGCCGCCGAGGTCCTCGTGGACGCAATCCGGCATCAGCGCCTGCCGCGCGACATTATGACCCGCAAGGCGTTCGAGAATGCCGCCAGCGTCCTCATGGCGGTCGGCGGTTCAACCAACGCAGTGCTGCACTTCATGGCCATCGCCAGTGCCTGCGAGGTTGATTTCTCCATCGATGACATCGAGCGGATCCGTCAGCGCGTGCCCGTACTCTGCGACCTCAAGCCATCGGGTCGATACGTGACCAGCGAGTTCCATGAGGTGGGCGGAACGCCCCAGGTCATGAAGATGCTGCTGGCGAAAGGACTGCTGCACGGCGAGTGCATGACCATTACCGGTCAGACCATTGAGGAACTGCTGGCCGACGTGCCGGCGACTCCGCCCGCGGATCAGGACATCATCCGCGACTTCGACAACCCGGTGTATGCCGAGGGACACCTGGCCATCCTGCGTGGCAATCTGGCCGAGGAAGGCGCGGTCGCCAAGGTGAGCGGCATCAAGAAGCGCCGCATCGAGGGGCCGGCCCGGGTGTTCGACTCCGAGGAGATCGCCATGGAGGCGATCCTCAGCGACAGCATCCAGGCCGGTGATGTCCTCATCATCCGATACGAAGGGCCAAAGGGCGGCCCCGGCATGCGTGAGATGCTGGCGCCGACCTCGGCGATTATCGGTCGCGGCCTGGGCGACGCGGTCGGCCTGATCACCGACGGCCGGTTCTCTGGCGGCACCTACGGCATGGTGGTCGGTCACGTCGCGCCGGAAGCCGCGGTCGGCGGCAATATCGCGCTGGTCGAGGAAGGCGACACCGTGGTGATCGATGCCGACCATAACCTGCTTGAGGTCAAGCTGAGCGACGAGGCACTGGCCGAGCGTCGGCAGCGGTGGCAGCCGCGCCCGCCCAATTACCGTCGCGGTGTCCTTGGCAAGTTCGCGAAACTGGTGAGCTCGGCCTCCTATGGCGCCGTCACTGACAAGGACCTGTTCGAGGACTAG
- a CDS encoding SCO family protein, translating to MKRLDRRLLPRLLVLALGLLLVACGGRDYQTKGIEGLLPDLAFQLTGEDGETLTEADLAGAPTVMFFGFTHCPDVCPTAMARIAAATEAAGEGLDSDLRVLFVSVDPGRDDPGKLARYTDFFSERVTGATADVETLRELTKRYRATFGYDEPNEFGDYNVSHSSAMYVFDAEGDARALFRPSDSVAAMAADLRRIAGS from the coding sequence ATGAAAAGGCTTGACCGGCGGCTCCTGCCGCGGCTGCTCGTACTGGCCCTGGGTCTTCTGCTGGTGGCCTGTGGTGGGCGTGACTACCAGACCAAGGGGATCGAGGGGCTGCTGCCGGATCTGGCCTTCCAGCTGACCGGCGAGGACGGTGAGACGCTGACCGAGGCCGATCTCGCGGGTGCGCCGACGGTGATGTTCTTCGGTTTCACCCACTGTCCCGATGTCTGCCCGACCGCCATGGCCCGCATTGCTGCGGCGACGGAGGCAGCGGGTGAGGGGCTCGACAGCGATCTGCGGGTGCTGTTCGTCTCAGTGGATCCCGGCCGGGACGATCCCGGGAAGCTGGCCCGCTATACGGATTTCTTCAGCGAGCGGGTCACTGGTGCCACGGCGGATGTCGAGACGCTGCGCGAACTCACCAAGCGCTATCGGGCCACCTTTGGCTATGACGAGCCCAATGAGTTCGGCGATTACAACGTCTCGCACTCGAGTGCCATGTACGTGTTCGACGCCGAGGGTGACGCCCGGGCGTTGTTCCGCCCGAGCGACAGTGTCGCCGCCATGGCCGCGGACCTGCGGCGGATCGCCGGGAGCTAG
- a CDS encoding cytochrome c oxidase assembly protein, translated as MNTLVEWLRPWEPSAPVFIACALAVVIYAAGMMRGARPGFWPALSYFAGVGLIYAVTQTHYDYYSQFLFAAHRLQHLILHHLGPFLIALSMPTAVLAAGLPAAVRRLPDGRLRPLFRALRVVYRILQQPFIAGFLFVGLIYFWLTPEIHFDAMLSIDLYWFMNWTMVVDGLLFWWLIFERGDRGITPRLSPGRRILVLALIMPPQIALGAYITFSGQNLFEIYDVCGRAFPIDPMLDQQIGGLITWIPAAMMSVAAAIIVLAFRLERDDEKA; from the coding sequence ATGAACACCCTGGTGGAGTGGTTGCGGCCGTGGGAGCCCTCGGCGCCGGTTTTCATCGCCTGCGCGCTGGCGGTGGTGATCTATGCGGCGGGGATGATGCGCGGTGCCCGGCCGGGCTTCTGGCCGGCGCTGTCCTATTTTGCGGGCGTGGGGCTGATCTATGCGGTCACCCAGACCCATTACGATTACTACTCGCAGTTCCTGTTCGCCGCCCACCGCCTGCAGCATCTCATACTGCATCACCTGGGGCCCTTCCTGATCGCGCTGTCCATGCCGACTGCCGTGCTGGCGGCGGGCCTTCCGGCCGCCGTGCGGCGGCTGCCTGATGGTCGGCTGCGGCCGCTGTTTCGAGCGCTGCGGGTGGTCTACCGGATCCTGCAGCAGCCGTTCATTGCAGGTTTTCTTTTCGTGGGGTTGATCTATTTCTGGCTCACACCGGAGATCCACTTCGACGCCATGCTCAGCATCGACCTCTACTGGTTCATGAACTGGACAATGGTGGTGGACGGCCTGCTTTTCTGGTGGCTGATCTTCGAGCGTGGCGATCGTGGCATCACGCCCCGGCTCAGCCCCGGGCGTCGTATTCTGGTGCTGGCGTTGATCATGCCGCCACAGATCGCGCTGGGCGCCTATATCACCTTCAGTGGTCAGAACCTGTTCGAGATCTACGATGTCTGCGGGCGAGCGTTCCCCATCGACCCGATGCTTGATCAGCAGATTGGTGGGCTGATTACCTGGATTCCGGCGGCCATGATGAGTGTCGCCGCCGCGATCATTGTGCTGGCATTCCGTCTGGAGAGGGATGATGAAAAGGCTTGA
- a CDS encoding ORF6N domain-containing protein encodes MTHQASDPPFEYRGASVLGLRQIDRMNGVAKGTAFRAFKRVRHELREDRDFFVVDIGEPGDTASAQLLRAMQEAAALYPASRVAVLITAEAYARMQGVARLESQ; translated from the coding sequence ATGACCCACCAGGCCAGCGACCCGCCGTTCGAGTACCGGGGTGCATCCGTGCTCGGTCTGCGCCAGATTGATCGGATGAACGGAGTCGCCAAGGGCACGGCTTTCCGCGCCTTCAAGCGCGTCCGCCATGAACTGCGAGAGGATCGGGACTTCTTTGTGGTGGATATTGGCGAGCCCGGTGATACGGCATCGGCGCAACTCCTGCGCGCCATGCAGGAAGCCGCTGCGCTCTATCCGGCCAGTCGGGTGGCGGTGCTGATCACCGCCGAGGCCTATGCCCGCATGCAGGGCGTTGCTAGGCTTGAGTCTCAATGA
- the sohB gene encoding protease SohB translates to MEFIQDYALFLARVLTLLVAFAVILGMLGGMAGKRRGRQREQLEVEPLNRRYEAMSRRIEQGIQTARPRLLQRLRERRRGKRRGQGGEGRLPRLFVLDFDGDIRATAVDALREEVSAIIATAKRDDEVLLRLESPGGMVPGYGLAASQLARLREANIRLTIAVDRVAASGGYLMACVADRIVAAPFAVIGSIGVVGQLPNFHGLLKRHDIEFELHTAGEHKRDLTVFGENTDEGRAKFRESLQEVHDLFKHHIGRYRPRLKLDDVATGEHWLGERALELGLVDDLGTSDDLLLERRERMELIGLTWHPTPSFRRRLSVVVESLVARLSGLSRARM, encoded by the coding sequence ATGGAGTTCATTCAGGATTATGCCCTGTTCCTCGCCCGCGTGCTTACCCTGCTGGTCGCCTTCGCGGTCATTCTGGGCATGCTCGGTGGCATGGCCGGCAAGCGCCGTGGCCGGCAGCGCGAACAGCTCGAGGTGGAGCCGCTTAACCGGCGCTATGAGGCGATGAGCCGCCGCATCGAGCAGGGCATCCAGACCGCCCGCCCCCGGCTGTTGCAGCGCCTGCGCGAGCGGCGTCGCGGGAAAAGGCGCGGCCAGGGGGGTGAGGGACGTCTGCCGCGGCTTTTTGTGCTCGATTTCGATGGCGATATCCGGGCCACGGCCGTGGATGCACTGCGCGAGGAGGTGAGCGCCATCATCGCCACCGCCAAGCGTGACGACGAAGTGCTGCTGCGACTGGAAAGCCCGGGCGGCATGGTGCCGGGATACGGATTGGCGGCCAGTCAGCTCGCGCGTCTGCGCGAGGCGAACATCCGGCTGACCATCGCCGTGGATCGCGTCGCCGCCAGCGGCGGATATCTGATGGCCTGCGTGGCCGACCGCATCGTCGCGGCCCCATTCGCCGTGATTGGCTCCATCGGGGTGGTCGGCCAGCTGCCCAATTTCCATGGCCTGCTCAAGCGCCACGATATCGAGTTCGAGCTGCATACCGCCGGCGAACACAAGCGGGATCTCACGGTGTTCGGCGAGAACACCGACGAGGGTCGGGCGAAATTCCGCGAATCACTCCAGGAGGTGCACGACCTGTTCAAGCACCACATCGGCCGCTACCGCCCGCGTCTCAAGCTCGACGACGTGGCCACCGGCGAACACTGGCTGGGAGAACGCGCCCTGGAGCTAGGGCTGGTGGATGACCTCGGCACCAGCGATGACTTATTGCTTGAGCGCCGTGAGCGCATGGAGCTGATCGGCCTGACCTGGCACCCGACACCCTCATTCCGCCGCCGGCTCTCGGTGGTGGTGGAATCGCTGGTCGCGCGGCTCAGCGGCCTTTCTCGAGCCAGAATGTAA
- a CDS encoding sulfurtransferase TusA family protein, whose amino-acid sequence MASVSQVDDHRDLDLRGLNCPLPILRTKQALREMAPGERLRVRATDPHSVIDFRGFCDTSTTTLLQHEESEGVFTFWLEKGR is encoded by the coding sequence ATGGCCTCCGTTTCACAGGTTGATGACCATCGCGATCTGGACCTGCGCGGGCTCAACTGTCCGCTTCCCATCCTGCGCACGAAGCAGGCGCTGCGTGAGATGGCCCCGGGCGAGCGCCTTCGCGTCCGTGCCACCGATCCGCACTCGGTGATCGACTTCCGCGGCTTCTGTGACACCAGCACCACCACGTTGTTGCAGCACGAGGAAAGCGAAGGCGTCTTTACATTCTGGCTCGAGAAAGGCCGCTGA